The Pyrenophora tritici-repentis strain M4 chromosome 10, whole genome shotgun sequence genome contains a region encoding:
- a CDS encoding SPA multi-domain protein: protein MAESGITRSSSRAGQPTSLQRQPSFSSFPPSRSPSTRNGHSHKARSPQPPMLREGDDEDSMQSRDSSPPPQESTAAPTTGSGMRAGMRLRSQYPADAIENHVEYILVASFDIDRGSIMEHQYPTAISGDETMLAELMLPDQAHVRSQDWTIFFLHKDTTAEEEEREARRERRRRRRRRKEGLEDEDDAAAGAEDAELDNDFDGEDGDEDTESESEPDPDGPPLVYVLNLVNTKQDNTVKRGAIVKAMAICTRHSFLHIYKPLLLLALEEYFRAPVIETLASLYHALNAMDLSMLPKLSPLENFVLSACDAKDMFVEKFELMVRQRKKLDAARDSVETSSDSTSRNKKTYTVPRDTHEFESKVNYNGIPVPVKIPTALSPETVGDFSLIKLIQTFSTPHATQPQPFALHPHLTTSGAYTHPVIVLVNALLTQKRIIFIGYNRPSSEVAEAVLAACALASGGILRGFVRHAFPYTDLTKVDDLLKVPGFIAGVTNPAFSHKPDWWDLLCDLPTGRMKISNKIEPAPPTEGSQFFQSQGLPMSGVGGSPAFDSKGVDPTGDNHFMDRLLESIHNRHGENAIRAKWRSWVLKFTHIAAAFEETVYGASALYIGSHETDTGAYGVSGHGYVWPDEGSKLRELAANVHRIEGWRSTRSYYSCVQDLARQWKKRPVRGLDMHHQHDKLRCLKLTHDQSAAIYLALARCVEEAGTPPPPPEDAPSADLAYLTQSLTLANDPERKPSSQLRYDTILQLLCVIPDAGLFYLSLGLFHPRQDVRMAVVKLLERIMDHSAGRHYWGQLGRFAKLAFFRVKREEAQK from the exons ATGGCCGAGTCTGGCATTACTCGCAGTTCCTCTCGTGCCGGCCAGCCAACCTCGCTGCAGCGCCAGCCgtccttctcctccttccCCCCATCGCGCTCTCCCTCGACGCGCAATGGCCACTCCCACAAGGCAAGGTCCCCACAGCCCCCCATGCTGCGGGAGGGCGACGACGAGGACTCAATGCAGTCCCGTGACTCTTCGCCGCCGCCGCAGGAGTCCACGGCCGCACCGACGACGGGCTCAGGCATGAGGGCAGGCATGCGGCTGCGATCGCAATACCCGGCCGATGCCATCGAGAACCATGTCGAGTACATTCTGGTCGCCTCGTTTGATATTGATCGCGGCTCTATTATGGAACACCAATACCCGACCGCTATCAGCGGGGATGAGACGATGCTGGCAGAACTCATGTTACCGGACCAGGCCCACGTCCGCAGTCAGGACTGGACCATCTTTTTTCTGCACAAAGACACGACAGCCGAAGAGGAGGAGCGCGAGGCACGGCGGGAGCGTAGGCGGAGACGCAGACGGCGGAAGGAAGGCTTGGAGGACGAGGACGATGCGGCTGCGGGCGCTGAGGACGCCGAGCTTGACAACGACTTTGACGGCGAAGATGGCGACGAGGACACGGAAAGCGAGAGTGAGCCGGACCCAGATGGGCCACCATTGGTTTACGTCTTGAACTTGGTCAATACAAAGCAAGACAACACAGTAAAGAG AGGCGCAATCGTCAAGGCCATGGCTATATGCACTCGACACTCGTTCCTCCACATCTACAAGCCGCTACTACTGCTCGCTCTCGAAGAGTACTTCCGAGCGCCCGTCATCGAAACCCTCGCCTCCCTCTACCACGCCCTCAACGCCATGGATCTGTCCATGTTACCCAAACTATCCCCGCTCGAGAACTTTGTGCTCAGCGCCTGCGACGCCAAAGACATGTTTGTCGAAAAGTTTGAGCTCATGGTCCGGCAGCGGAAGAAGCTCGACGCGGCCCGAGACTCTGTTGAAACTTCATCGGATTCCACCTCGCGCAATAAGAAGACTTATACCGTCCCGAGAGATACACACGAGTTTGAGTCAAAGGTCAACTATAATGGCATACCCGTTCCCGTCAAGATACCCACTGCCCTGAGTCCGGAGACGGTGGGCGACTTCTCCCTGATCAAGCTTATTCAAACCTTTTCTACACCGCACGCAACACAACCACAGCCCTTCGCTCTACATCCCCACCTAACCACCAGTGGAGCCTATACTCATCCAGTCATTGTACTTGTAAATGCTCTTCTGACCCAGAAGCGCATCATTTTCATTGGATACAACCGACCTTCAAGCGAAGTTGCCGAAGCAGTTCTAGCGGCATGTGCTCTTGCATCTGGGGGAATCCTTCGTGGCTTTGTCCGCCATGCATTTCCCTACACCGACCTTACCAAAGTAGACGATCTGCTCAAAGTGCCTGGCTTCATCGCTGGCGTCACCAATCCTGCATTTTCCCACAAGCCAGACTGGTGGGATTTGCTATGTGACCTACCAACCGGGCGGATGAAGATTAGCAACAAGATCGAGCCCGCCCCTCCGACAGAAGGATCACAATTCTTCCAGTCGCAAGGACTGCCCATGAGTGGAGTTGGTGGATCGCCGGCCTTTGACAGCAAAGGGGTAGACCCAACAGGCGACAATCATTTCATGGACCGGCTACTCGAAAGCATCCACAACCGACACGGCGAAAACGCGATCCGAGCAAAGTGGCGATCCTGGGTCCTAAAATTTACCCACATCGCCGCCGCCTTCGAAGAAACCGTCTACGGCGCCTCAGCCCTATACATTGGCTCGCACGAGACAGACACGGGCGCATACGGCGTCTCGGGCCACGGCTACGTGTGGCCGGACGAAGGATCCAAGCTCCGCGAACTGGCTGCAAACGTCCACCGCATCGAAGGCTGGCGCAGTACAAGGAGTTACTACAGCTGTGTCCAAGATCTCGCGCGGCAGTGGAAGAAGCGCCCAGTCCGCGGCCTCGACATGCACCACCAACACGACAAACTGCGTTGTTTAAAACTCACACATGACCAATCTGCCGCCATCTATCTCGCACTAGCACGGTGTGTGGAAGAAGCGGGGACACCACCGCCACCGCCTGAAGATGCGCCATCCGCCGATCTGGCATACTTGACACAATCACTTACTCTTGCCAACGACCCAGAGCGTAAACCTAGCTCTCAGCTACGATACGATACCATTCTGCAGTTGCTGTGTGTTATCCCCGATGCGGGGCTCTTTTACCTTAGCTTGGGGCTGTTTCACCCGAGACAGGATGTTAGGATGGCGGTGGTCAAGTTGTTGGAGAGGATCATGGATCATTCTGCTGGGCGGCATTATTGGGGGCAACTTGGACGGTTTGCTAAGTTGGCGTTTTTTCGGGTCAAGAGGGAGGAGGCGCAGAAGTAG